The nucleotide sequence CGCCGCGAGGGTGGCTTCCGCGGTGGTGAGCGTGAGGGTGGCTTCCGTGGTGGTGAGCGCCGTGAGGGTGGCTTCCGCGGTGGTGAGCGCCGTGAGGGTGGCTTCCGTGGCGGCGAGCGCCGTGAGGGTGGCTTCCGTGGCGGCGAGCGCCGTGAGGGTGGCTTCCGTGGCGGCGAGCGCCGCGAGGGTGGCTTCCGTGGTGGCGAGCGCCGCGAGGGTGGCTTCCGCGGTGGCGACCGCGAGGGCGGCTTCCGCGGTGGCGAGCGCCGTGAGGGCTTCGCCGGCGGTGAGCGTCGTGAAGGCTTCCGCCGCGACGACCGTCCGGGCGGCCGGCGGGAGGGCGGCTTCGGCGGCGACCGGCGCGAGGGCGGCTTCCGCGGCGGTGAGCGCCGTGAGGGTGGCTTCCGCGGTGGTGAGCGCCGCGAGGGTGGCTTCGGTGGTGACCGTCGTGAGGGCGGCTTCCGTGGCGGCGAGCGCCGCGAGGGCTTCCGCCGCGACGAGCGGCCCGGTGGCTTCCGTCGCGAGGAGCGCGAGGGTGGCTTCCGCGGCGGGCGCGAGCGTACCGAGCGGGACGGGGAGCGCCGGGGCTACGGCCGGGACGACCGCCGCCCCGAGGGTGGCTACCGCGAGCGGCAGGACGAGCGCGCCGAGGGGCGTACGGGTGAGGCGCCGGCGTTGCCGGACGAGGTGGTCGCCACCGACCTCGACTCGACCGTCCGGGCGGAGCTGCTCTCCCTCGCCAAGCCGGTGGCGGAGACCGTCGCCCGGCACCTGGTCGCGACCGGGCTGCTGATCGACGACGACCCGGCCGAGGCGCTGGCGCACGCCATGGCCGCCCGCCGGCTCGCCTCGCGGATCGCCGCGGTGCGGGAGGCGGTCGGGCTGGCCGCGTACCACGCGGGGGAGTGGCAGACGGCCGTCGCCGAGCTGCGCACCTACCACCGGATGACCGGGCTCCAGAGCCACCTGGCCGTGCTGGCCGATTGCGAGCGGGCGCTGGGCCGCCCCGAGCGGGCCATCGACCTGTTCCGCGGGGCGGACCGGGAGAAGCTCGACCAGGCCGTCGCCATCGAGCTGCTGATCGTGGCCAGCGGGGCGCGGGGCGACCTCGGGCAGAAGGACGCGGCCGTGGCCATGCTCCAGGTCCCGGAGCTGACCGCCGACTCGACCGAGTCGTGGGCGGCGCGGCTGCGCTACGCCTACGCGGACGCGCTGCTGGCGGTGGGCCGCCGCGAGGAGGCACGGGAGTGGTTCTCCCGGGCCGCCGACGCCGACGCCGAGGGTGAGACCGACGCCGCCGAGCGGCTGCTGGAGCTGGACGGCGTCGTTATCGAGGGCGACGACGAGGAGGACGAGGAGTTCGCGGGCGGCCCGGGAGCCCCGGGTGCCGTGCCGGCCCGTCCCGACGCCGACCTCACCGGCGGCGCCGACTCCGACGACGACCTCGACGACGAGGACGACCTCAGCGACGACGATGAGGACCTCGACGACGACGAGGACGACGACGAGACCGGCTACGACGACGACCAGGACGACGAGGGCTACGACGACGACCTCGACGGCGACCAGGGCGACGACGAGGACGAGGACGACGACCTCGACGGCGACCAGGACGGCGACCAGGACGAGGACGACCTCGACGGCGACGCCCGGCTGCGGGCCGACGCCGACACGGCGGACGCCGTCGCGGCGGACGGCGCTGACGCGGTGCCGGCCGGCGAGGGCGCAGGGTACCGGGACCGGGACGCCGCGGACCTGGGCGACGACGAGCTGACCGACGCCGAGGCGCGGTCGCTGGTCGCCGACACCCGCGCCGCCGCCGTGGACGCCACCGGCCCGGACGCCGCGCGTTCGGATGACCAGGGCGGGAACGCCAGGGGTGACGAGGCGCCGGAGCCGGAGCGCCGGTGACCGGGAGCGCCGGGGACGACGCGGGTTCCGGTCCGGATCGCGGAGACCGCGACCGGGCCGGAACGCGCGGCCGGCTGATCGACGGGTACGCCCTGGTCGTGTTCGACCTGGACGGGGTGATCTACCTGATCGACCGGCCGATCCCCGGCGCGGTCGAGGCGGTCGGCAGGCTGCACGCCGAGGGGCGCTCGGTCGCGTACGCCACGAACAACGCCTCGCGCCGCTCCAGTGAGGTGGCCGACCTGCTCACCGGCATGGGTGTGCCGGCCGGGCCGGAGGAGGTGCTGACCTCCGCGGCCGCGACCGCCGAGCTGCTGCGCGACCGGCTGCCCGCCGGCGCGCCGGTGCTGGTGGTCGGGGCGGAGGCGCTGCGCGCCGAGCTGCGTGCCGTGGGCCTGCGCCCCGTGTCGACGGTGGACGAGGAGCCGGCCGCCGTGGCCCAGGGGTACGGCCCGCAGGTCGGCTGGTCCGACCTGGCGGAGGCGTCGCTGGCCGTCCGGGCGGGAGCGCTCTGGTACGCCACCAACACCGACCGCACCCTGCCCAGCCCGCGCGGCCCGCTGCCGGGCAACGGCTCGCTCGTGGCGGTGCTGCGTACCGCGCTCGGGCGGGATCCCGACGTGGTGGTGGGCAAGCCGGAGCCGGCGCTGTTCGCCACCGCCGCCCACCGGGCCGGTGCGGGGCGGACCCTGGTGGTCGGCGACCGGCTGGACACCGACATCGAGGGTGCCCGCCGGGCCGGACTGGACAGCCTCCTGGTGCTCACCGGGGTCAGCGACGCGGCCGAGCTGCTGGCCGCGCCCGAGTCGCGCCGGCCCGCGTACGTCTCCGTCGACCTGGCGGGGCTCTTCGACCCGGCGGCCGTGGTGCGGGTGCCGGGCCCGGCGGACGCCGATGGCTGGTCGGTGAGCGCCGCCGACGGGGAGCTCGTCCTCGACGGCGCGGGACGCCCGCTGGACGCCCTCGCGGCGCTGTGCGGAAAGGCCTGGTCGACGGGGGCCGGCCCGCGGGTGCGGGCCGTGTCGGCGGCCGCGGGGGAGGCCCTGGCCGCGCTCGGCCTCGCGGGCTGACCCGCCGGGTCAGAGCAGCTTGCGGAGCTTCATGAGGTCCAACGGGTTCGCCTTGATCGACACCCGGCGGGCACCCACGGCCTTCATGATGTCGAGCTGACCGTGCACCAGGGCGACCAGGTCGTCGCTGCTGGTGCTCAGCGCGATCTTCGCCTTCGGGTCGTCGCCGTCGGCCAGGTCGACCAGCCGGCCGCCCTCGAGGCGCCCGTGGAACGCCGTGTCCAGGTCGGTGATCCGGCAGGCGAGGGTGCGGTCGAGGTCGATCCGCCCCTGCACGTCGGCGTGCCGGTCCAGCCGCGCGGCCAGGTCCTGCAACGCCTGCCGGCACTCGTCCACGCTGGCCACATCATCTCCTCACCACGCGCCACGCCGTTCCCGGCACCGTACCGCAATGGGACGTCCGGGGCGCCCGGTAGCGTGACACCTGCACACCCCGCCCCGCGGAAGGACTCAGGCATGCAGGACGCGTGGCGCGCCTACCTCGAGCTGGCCATGGGCCTGACGGAGGCGCCCCGGAAGAAGGCCCAGGACGCGGTGAAGCGCGTGGTCGGCCAGGGCGGCGCGACCGCCGCCCAGCTCCAGTCGCTCGCCGAGGAGCTGGTCTCCACCGGCATGGCGAACCGGGAGGCGCTGACCAAGCTGGTCCGCTTCGAGGTCGACCGCGCCCTGGGCGCGGTCGGGCTGGCCACCGCCGACGAGGTCGCCGAGCTGACCCGCCGGGTGCACGACCTGGAGCGGCAGCTGCGCGAGGCCAAGACCACCGGAGCGGAGACCGAGCCGAAGACCACCGGCACGCCGGAAGCCGGCGCCGGGCGCGCGCCGGCGGGCCCGCCGCCGGCTGCCGAGACGGCGGGCGCGGGCGCGGTGACACCGTCGGGGGATCTGGCCGCCGACCACGCGGCCGAGGTCAGGCCGGGCGCCGGGCGGCCGGCCCCGACCCCGCCGGCCGCTGAGCCGTCGGCCCCGGCCACCGCCGAGGCGCCCGTCTCGGCGCCTCCCGTGCCCGCGAAGACCAAGGCGGTCGCGAAGAAGGCCGTGGCCAAGAAGGCCATCGCGCGCAAGCCCGCCGCCACCGTCGCGCGGACCCCGGCCGAGGAGTCGCCGGCCGCCCCGACGCGCCCGGCCAGGAAGGCCGGCGGCCGCAAGCCGAGTGGCGGTGCCGGCTCGTGACCGCGCCCTTCCGCCCCGGCCCGCGTCCCGGGCCGCCGCCGGGCGGTCCCCGGCCCGGCCCGCCTCCCGGCGTACGGCCGGCGCCGGTCGAGGAGGTCGGCGAGGCGCGGCACCCGGCCGTCGACGCCGCCGTGCACGCCATGATCAACGCCGAGGCGCTGTCCCCGGCGGACCAGATCGCCCAGTACGAGGCGGCGTACGAGACGCTGCGCGAGACCCTGGCCAGCATCGACCAGGCCTGAAAAGAGGCGGAGAACAACCACCGATGGCACGTCGTACCCGGCTGGATGCCGAACTCGTCCGCCGCGGTCTGGCCCGCTCCCGTGAGCAGGCGGCCGCGCTGGTGGAGGCCGGTCGCGTCCAGTTGCGCGGGGTGCGGGCGCGCAAGGCCGCCGCGATGGTCGACCCGGCCGACCCGCTGCTGGTCACCGGCGAGGACCCCGCCGACGAGTACGTCTCCCGGGGCGGTCACAAGCTGGCCGGTGCCTTCGCCGCGTTCACCCCCGGCGGGCTGACCGTGGCGGGCCGGCGCTGCCTGGACGCGGGCGCCTCCACCGGTGGCTTCACCGACGTGCTGCTGCGCGCCGGCGCCGCCGAGGTGGTGGCGGTCGACGTCGGCTACGGGCAGCTGGCCTGGTCGCTGCGCAACGACGAGCGGGTGCACGTCTTCGAGCGCACCAACGTGCGTACCCTCACGCCGGAGGCGATCGGCGGCCCGGTCGACCTGACGGTGGCCGACCTGTCGTTCATCTCGCTGCGGCTGGTGCTGCCCGCGCTGGCCGGCTGCACGCGGCCCGACGGCGACCTGGCGCTCATGGTCAAACCGCAGTTCGAGGTCGGCCGGGAGCGGGTCGGCGCGGGCGGGGTGGTCCGCGACCCGGAGTTGCGCGCGGAGGCCGTGCTCGACGTGGCCGCCGCGGCCGCGCAGCTCGGGCTGGGCCTCGCCGACGTGGCCGCCAGCCCCCTGCCCGGGCCGAGCGGCAACGTCGAGTTCTTCGTATGGTTACGCCGGGACGCGCCCGCCGCGGACCCCGACCGGGTGCGCGCCGTGGTGGCCGCCGGCCCGCAGGGATTTCCGGCCGCCGGGCCGGAGGCCACGACTGAGGAGGTGTCCGGGTGAGCCGGACCGCTCTGCTGGTGACGCACACGGGGCGTCGGCGCAGCACCGAGCACGCGCGGGCGGTGGCGGCCGACCTCATCGCGGCCGGCTTCGAGGTGCGGGTCGTCGCCGAGGAGGCCGACGACCTGGACCTGCCCGGGGTCGTGCCGGTGACCGGCCCGGAGGCCGCCGAGGGCGCCGAGATCGTCTTCGCGCTCGGCGGGGACGGCACGTTCCTGCGCGCCGCCGAGCTGGCCCGCCCGGCCAAGGCGCCCCTGCTCGGCATCAACCTCGGCAAGGTCGGGTTCCTCGCCGAGGCCGAGATCGACGACCTGGACACCGCGGTGCGCGACGTGGTCGGGCGCAACTACACGGTGGACGAGCGGCTCACCCTCGACGTCACGGCCGAGTTCGAGGGCGGCCCGACCGTCGAGTCGTGGGCGTTGAACGAGATCAGCGTGGAGAAGGGCGAGCGGGCCCAGATGCTGGAGCTGCTCGTCGACGTCGACGGCCGGCCGCTGTCCCGCTACGGCTGCGACGGCGTGGTCTGCGCGACCCCCACGGGCTCGACGGCGTACGCGTTCTCCGGCGGCGGGCCGGTGGTCTGGCCCGAGGTGGAGGCGCTGCTGCTGGTGCCGATCAGCGCGCACGCGCTGTTCAGCCGCCCGCTGGTCACCGCGCCGACGTCCACGTTCGTCATCACCGTGGACCCGTTCACCACCCTGGCGGTGCTCTGCTGCGACGGCCGGCGGGTCTACGACCTGCCCCCGGGGGCCCGGGTCACCGTGCGCCGGGGCGCGCTGCCGGTGCGCATCGTCCGGCTGCGGGCGCGGCCGTTCACCGACCGCCTCGTCGCCAAGTTCGACCTGCCCGTGCAGGGCTGGCGCGGCAGCCGTCGCTGACCGGCGGCTCAGCGAACAACCGGCGGGCCGACCTCGCGTCGGCCCGTTCGGCGTACCCGGGTCCGGCCGCGGGCGCGTTACGGTAGGAGCCTCCCCCGACGGCACGCCGCGCCGGGTGCGGCGTACCGCGCCGGCACCGGGCCGGGGCGGATGGTCCCGCCCCCCGCGGCGGGCGCGGCCGCCGGGGCCGGTACCGCCGTCGCGCACCGACGGCGATCGGGGCGTCCGGGCTACGCCGAGGTGGAGTCCGGGCGGGGCGGTGACGCCCGCGCCCGGGCCGACGCGGCCCGGCGGTCGTGGCCCTGGCCAGGGGGTGGTCGGGTCCACGACGGTCGGGGTGCCGGAGGAGTCGCGGCCGGCCGCGGCGGGCGGACGGCGAGCCGCGCCCGGCCGGGTTTCGACCCCGGTCGGGTCGGCCGGATCGGCGAGCCGCCGTCGGAGGAAACGGCGGCCCGCGAACCGGGCGGCGACGCACTCGCTCCGGCACCCCGGCCATCGCCCGCGCCGGCTCGCGCGCCCACATTCCACGCCCGGCGCTCCCGGCAATCCGCCCGACACCCGGTGGTCCGACCGCGTTCGACCCGTGTCCACCTGGCGACATGTCGCCGGTGCGGCGTGGCGTACCTAGTGACCGACCGATGATCTCCGTCGCAGACTCCGGTTCGGCCGGCCTCAATCCCCCCCGAGGCCGGCCACCCGAGTAGAGGAGCGCATCGCATGCACCGGTCCCCACGCTGGCTCGCCGCCGGCGCGGTCGGCGCGCTGGTGGTCGGACTCGCCGTACCGGCGTCCGCCGACCCGCCCGCCCGGCCCACCGGCCCGAGGCCGGCCACGCCCGCCCCGGCCGCCGCACCCGTCCGTATCACCCTGATCACGGGCGACCAGGTCGACCTCGCCCCGGCCGCGCCGGGCCGGGTCGCCGCCACGGTCCGTCCCGGCCCCGGCCGGGAGCGGATCACCTTCCACACCCTCGAGGTCGACGGCGGGCTGCGGGTGTTGCCCAGCGACGTCGTGCCGTACGTCTCCGCCGGGGTGCTCGACGCCGACCTGTTCGACGTGCAGGAACTGGTCGCGGACGGGTACGGCGACGCGGCGCAGGGCGCGTTGCCGCTGATCGTCCGCTACCAGCAGCCCGCCGCCGGCCGGGTCCGGCCGCTCGCCGGCGCCACCGCCGCCCGGCCGCTGGAGAGCATCAACGGCGCGGCGCTGCGGGTCGGCAAGAGCGACCTCGGCGGCCTGTGGACCACGCTGCGGGGCACGCCTGAGGCCCGGACCGCCGGCGGCGCGCCCCGGCTCGGCGCCGGCATCGCCCGCGTCTGGCTGGACGGGCGCGTCCACGCGGACCTGGAGCACAGCGTGCCGCAGATCGGCGCCCCGGCGGCCTGGGCGGCCGGCCGGGACGGCAAGGGTGTCCGGGTGGCGGTGCTCGACACCGGCGTCGACTCGGGCCACCCCGACCTGGCCGGTCGGATCGCCGAGGCGCAGGACTTCACCGGCAGCGGCAGCGCCCGGGACGGCCACGGCCATGGCACCCACGTGGCCTCCACCATCGCCGGCAGCGGGGCCGCGTCCGACGGGCTGCGCAAGGGCGTCGCGCCCGGCGCGCAGCTGCTGATCGGCAAGGTCCTCGACGACAACGGCAGCGGCTACGACTCGGGGATCATCGCGGGCATGGAGTGGGCCAGCCACTCCGGCGCGAAGGTGGTCAGCATGAGCCTCGGCGGCCCGGCCACCGACGGCACCGACCCGATGAGCCAGGCGGTCAACGACCTCACCGCCGAGACCGGCACGCTCTTCGTGATCGCCGCCGGCAACAGTGGCGCCGCGGGCACCGTCGGGACGCCGGGCGCGGCCAGTGCCGCCCTCACCGTCGGGGCGGTGGACCGCGACGACAACCTGGCCGACTTCTCCAGCCGCGGCCCCCGGATCGGCGACAACGGCCTGAAGCCGGAGATCACCGCGCCGGGCGTCGGCATCGCCGCCGCTCGCGCCGAAGGCACCACGATGGGTACGCCGGTGGACGACGCGTACACGCGGGCGTCCGGGACCTCGATGGCCACCCCGCACGTGGCCGGGGCGGCCGCGATCCTCGCCCAGGAACACCCGGACTGGACCGCGCAGAAGCTCAAGGACGCGCTGGTCAGCACCACGAAGGCGAACCCCGCGCTGACCGTCTACGAGCAGGGCGGCGGCCGCGTCGACGTGGCCCGCGCGCTCGCCCAGCGGGTGTACGGCTCGGCCACCGCCGACTTCGGCCGGGTGAACACCGGCGGCGCGGTGGCGGAGCGGACCGTGACGTACACCAACGGCACCGCGTCCCCGCAGACCCTGCGGCTGGCCCTCGAGCTGCGCAACCTGGACAGCGGCGCCGCCGAGCCGGACGGGATCTCGCTCGACGGCACGGAGGTGACCGTGCCGGCCGGCGGCAGCGTGAACGTCCCGCTGCACGCCGACCCGGCGAAGCTGGACCGCGGCGTACACGGCGGGTGGCTGGTGGCCACCGGCGCGGACGGTGTCGCGGTACGGACGGCCGTCGGGCTCACCCTCAGCGGCCCGATCCACACCGTCACCCTGCGCGCCCTGGACATGGCCGGGCAGCCCGGCGTCTCGCCGGCGGTCACCCTCTTCGGTGAGCACGCCGACTCGGACCAGCTGCTCTGGCTTCCTCCCACCGGGTGGCAGGTGCAGGTCGAGGAGGGCCCGTACCTGCTGGAGGGCCTCATCGAGCACGGCGCCCCGCTGGACGAGCAGATCACCCTGGTCACCGATCCCGAGCTCATGGTGGATCGCGACCTCACCGTGGTGCTCGACCCGCGCAAGGGCACTCCGGTGCGGATCGAGACGCCGAAGCCGACCGAGCAGCGGGCGGTGATCAGCTTCTACGAGCACCGGATCTTCGGCAACGGGCGCCAGGTCGACCACGGCGTCATGAACTTCAGCACGACCCAGCAGGTCAACGTCACCCCGACGCGGCAGGTGAGTCGGGGCGAGTTCGAGTTCGCCTCCCGCTGGCAGCTGGTGGCGCCCATGGTGGACGCCCAGGTCAGCGACGTCTCCGGTCCGCTGGACATCAACCTGCTCGGCCAGTCGCCGGCTCCGGCGGGCCGGCGCAAGCTCCCGCTGGTCTGGGCGGGCGACGGCACCGCCGCCGAGCTGGCCCGGGCCGGGGTCCGGGGTGCGGCCGCGCTGGTGGCCG is from Micromonospora terminaliae and encodes:
- a CDS encoding HAD-IIA family hydrolase; protein product: MIDGYALVVFDLDGVIYLIDRPIPGAVEAVGRLHAEGRSVAYATNNASRRSSEVADLLTGMGVPAGPEEVLTSAAATAELLRDRLPAGAPVLVVGAEALRAELRAVGLRPVSTVDEEPAAVAQGYGPQVGWSDLAEASLAVRAGALWYATNTDRTLPSPRGPLPGNGSLVAVLRTALGRDPDVVVGKPEPALFATAAHRAGAGRTLVVGDRLDTDIEGARRAGLDSLLVLTGVSDAAELLAAPESRRPAYVSVDLAGLFDPAAVVRVPGPADADGWSVSAADGELVLDGAGRPLDALAALCGKAWSTGAGPRVRAVSAAAGEALAALGLAG
- a CDS encoding SCP2 sterol-binding domain-containing protein; this translates as MASVDECRQALQDLAARLDRHADVQGRIDLDRTLACRITDLDTAFHGRLEGGRLVDLADGDDPKAKIALSTSSDDLVALVHGQLDIMKAVGARRVSIKANPLDLMKLRKLL
- a CDS encoding phasin family protein, which encodes MQDAWRAYLELAMGLTEAPRKKAQDAVKRVVGQGGATAAQLQSLAEELVSTGMANREALTKLVRFEVDRALGAVGLATADEVAELTRRVHDLERQLREAKTTGAETEPKTTGTPEAGAGRAPAGPPPAAETAGAGAVTPSGDLAADHAAEVRPGAGRPAPTPPAAEPSAPATAEAPVSAPPVPAKTKAVAKKAVAKKAIARKPAATVARTPAEESPAAPTRPARKAGGRKPSGGAGS
- a CDS encoding TlyA family RNA methyltransferase encodes the protein MARRTRLDAELVRRGLARSREQAAALVEAGRVQLRGVRARKAAAMVDPADPLLVTGEDPADEYVSRGGHKLAGAFAAFTPGGLTVAGRRCLDAGASTGGFTDVLLRAGAAEVVAVDVGYGQLAWSLRNDERVHVFERTNVRTLTPEAIGGPVDLTVADLSFISLRLVLPALAGCTRPDGDLALMVKPQFEVGRERVGAGGVVRDPELRAEAVLDVAAAAAQLGLGLADVAASPLPGPSGNVEFFVWLRRDAPAADPDRVRAVVAAGPQGFPAAGPEATTEEVSG
- a CDS encoding NAD kinase, producing MSRTALLVTHTGRRRSTEHARAVAADLIAAGFEVRVVAEEADDLDLPGVVPVTGPEAAEGAEIVFALGGDGTFLRAAELARPAKAPLLGINLGKVGFLAEAEIDDLDTAVRDVVGRNYTVDERLTLDVTAEFEGGPTVESWALNEISVEKGERAQMLELLVDVDGRPLSRYGCDGVVCATPTGSTAYAFSGGGPVVWPEVEALLLVPISAHALFSRPLVTAPTSTFVITVDPFTTLAVLCCDGRRVYDLPPGARVTVRRGALPVRIVRLRARPFTDRLVAKFDLPVQGWRGSRR
- a CDS encoding S8 family serine peptidase gives rise to the protein MHRSPRWLAAGAVGALVVGLAVPASADPPARPTGPRPATPAPAAAPVRITLITGDQVDLAPAAPGRVAATVRPGPGRERITFHTLEVDGGLRVLPSDVVPYVSAGVLDADLFDVQELVADGYGDAAQGALPLIVRYQQPAAGRVRPLAGATAARPLESINGAALRVGKSDLGGLWTTLRGTPEARTAGGAPRLGAGIARVWLDGRVHADLEHSVPQIGAPAAWAAGRDGKGVRVAVLDTGVDSGHPDLAGRIAEAQDFTGSGSARDGHGHGTHVASTIAGSGAASDGLRKGVAPGAQLLIGKVLDDNGSGYDSGIIAGMEWASHSGAKVVSMSLGGPATDGTDPMSQAVNDLTAETGTLFVIAAGNSGAAGTVGTPGAASAALTVGAVDRDDNLADFSSRGPRIGDNGLKPEITAPGVGIAAARAEGTTMGTPVDDAYTRASGTSMATPHVAGAAAILAQEHPDWTAQKLKDALVSTTKANPALTVYEQGGGRVDVARALAQRVYGSATADFGRVNTGGAVAERTVTYTNGTASPQTLRLALELRNLDSGAAEPDGISLDGTEVTVPAGGSVNVPLHADPAKLDRGVHGGWLVATGADGVAVRTAVGLTLSGPIHTVTLRALDMAGQPGVSPAVTLFGEHADSDQLLWLPPTGWQVQVEEGPYLLEGLIEHGAPLDEQITLVTDPELMVDRDLTVVLDPRKGTPVRIETPKPTEQRAVISFYEHRIFGNGRQVDHGVMNFSTTQQVNVTPTRQVSRGEFEFASRWQLVAPMVDAQVSDVSGPLDINLLGQSPAPAGRRKLPLVWAGDGTAAELARAGVRGAAALVAGSYDRAEEDQIADAAAAGAAMVLIVRPADRSAWTVWRPDGDRLPIPSLVVAYDDGQPMIAAAKRGRATLDVTLTVDSPYLYDVWQVSKGRVPERIVHRVTADNTAEVTTRYADTGGSDWASEQRFGWRPWQEYSWNDDQRMVRTGTSRQEFVSAGDNWWQQRVLHRLTWSWGPLLGGLTQQPRQYAADDRVSETWHAPVVRPAVPAGAGAPVPTRTGDSLNLPVAEFVDADGHYAAAGWGEEQDTVERRLSRDGQQIADLSGGWAPVATTPGAARYRLDVTTRRASDEWRWATRTETAWQFTSARPDGDAARPLSLLQVDYQVPADLRGEVPGGRPHQVGLTLRQPVGVPAPSGVGVRVEVSFDGGSTWRSVPVRGSGARFTATVPAGRGTVSLRVHAGDRAGSTVDQTVLDAYGLR